The following proteins are co-located in the Gloeocapsa sp. PCC 7428 genome:
- a CDS encoding AI-2E family transporter, whose translation MTDSHKTKVQQWLSIGLPFPLVILNGWLLLQAFEYFQPLVSIFVLAAILAFILNYPVDFLQQRQIQRKYAVGIVFITALVILVGLGITLIPIFLEELNESAKLLPQWIDSGSEKLHAVDDWAASRSLPINFTELASQITARLPDELESLAKRFLGVAVGAIDSVSEVVVTVVISFYFLLDGERIWQGIIKRFPPRFGIALQQSLKQNFQNYFIGQVALAVIVGIAMTLVFLFLDVPFGSIFGLGVGILTLIPFGDVLSFSLVSLLVASHDFWLGVKTLAVALVVDQIIDQIVAPRLLGSFTGLSPVGIIAALAIGTKLAGLLGLLVAVPLASCLKDVLDNMQDEPEATNSAVTADRLVSQ comes from the coding sequence ATGACTGATTCGCATAAAACTAAAGTACAGCAATGGTTATCAATCGGATTGCCGTTTCCTTTAGTTATTTTAAATGGTTGGTTACTATTACAAGCTTTTGAGTATTTTCAACCATTAGTGAGTATTTTTGTTTTGGCTGCTATTTTAGCTTTTATTTTAAACTATCCTGTTGATTTTTTGCAACAACGTCAAATTCAACGGAAATATGCTGTGGGAATTGTTTTTATCACAGCTTTAGTCATTTTAGTTGGTTTAGGTATTACTTTAATACCGATCTTTTTAGAAGAATTAAATGAAAGTGCTAAACTACTACCACAGTGGATAGATTCAGGAAGTGAGAAACTTCATGCTGTTGATGATTGGGCTGCATCGCGAAGCTTACCAATTAATTTCACAGAATTAGCAAGTCAAATTACAGCACGTTTACCTGATGAATTAGAATCGTTAGCGAAGCGGTTTTTAGGAGTGGCAGTAGGGGCAATTGATAGCGTTTCAGAAGTCGTTGTCACAGTAGTAATTAGTTTCTATTTTCTCCTAGATGGCGAACGAATTTGGCAAGGTATTATTAAACGATTTCCACCACGCTTTGGTATTGCTTTACAGCAATCTTTGAAACAGAATTTTCAAAACTACTTCATTGGACAAGTTGCGCTAGCCGTCATTGTTGGCATTGCAATGACTTTAGTATTTCTCTTTTTAGATGTTCCTTTCGGTTCAATTTTTGGTTTGGGTGTAGGAATTCTAACGCTAATTCCTTTTGGTGATGTTTTGAGTTTTAGTTTAGTGAGTTTGTTAGTAGCTTCGCACGATTTTTGGCTTGGCGTAAAAACCTTAGCTGTTGCGCTTGTTGTCGATCAAATTATCGATCAAATTGTTGCACCGAGACTACTCGGCAGTTTTACTGGACTTAGCCCTGTAGGAATTATTGCAGCTTTAGCTATTGGCACAAAACTGGCAGGACTTTTAGGATTACTCGTTGCAGTACCTTTAGCAAGTTGTTTAAAAGACGTATTAGATAATATGCAAGATGAACCGGAAGCGACTAATTCCGCAGTAACCGCAGACCGCTTAGTGTCACAATAA